One segment of Halomonas sp. TD01 DNA contains the following:
- a CDS encoding AAA family ATPase yields the protein MAFDSTSSYIATDALKQAVNAAVVLQRPLLIKGEPGTGKTLLAEELAESLGTKLITWHIKSSTKAAQGLYEYDAVSRLRDSQLGVEGVENVGNYIKPGKLWEAFTAGERVVLLIDEIDKADIEFPNDLLQELDRMEFHVYETGETIRAEQRPIIVITSNNEKELPDAFLRRCFFHYIEFPDRETMQAIVDVHFPDIAPRLVGEALEVFFDLRNAPGLKKKPSTSELVDWLKLLMADELAQEALYNRDPAKALPPMAGALVKNEQDTHLLERLAFMMRRQKSTGR from the coding sequence ATGGCGTTTGATTCAACCTCTTCTTACATCGCAACTGATGCACTCAAACAGGCAGTCAATGCCGCGGTTGTGCTACAGCGTCCACTACTCATCAAAGGTGAACCTGGTACCGGTAAAACACTGCTGGCCGAGGAACTCGCTGAATCCCTGGGCACTAAGCTGATTACTTGGCATATCAAGTCCAGCACCAAAGCCGCCCAGGGGCTTTATGAGTATGATGCGGTTAGCCGCCTGCGTGACTCCCAACTGGGCGTTGAAGGGGTGGAAAATGTAGGTAACTACATCAAGCCCGGCAAGTTATGGGAAGCTTTCACCGCAGGTGAGCGCGTGGTACTGCTGATTGATGAAATCGACAAAGCGGATATCGAGTTTCCCAACGACCTGCTGCAAGAGCTGGATCGTATGGAGTTTCATGTTTATGAAACGGGCGAAACCATCCGCGCCGAACAGCGTCCGATTATCGTGATCACCTCGAATAACGAGAAAGAGCTACCCGACGCCTTCCTGCGTCGCTGCTTTTTCCATTACATCGAATTCCCCGACCGCGAGACCATGCAAGCGATTGTCGATGTCCACTTTCCGGATATCGCCCCCAGGCTGGTCGGCGAAGCCTTGGAAGTGTTTTTCGATCTACGCAACGCCCCAGGGCTCAAGAAAAAGCCCTCCACTTCGGAGCTGGTGGATTGGCTCAAGCTGCTCATGGCTGACGAACTGGCCCAGGAAGCGCTGTATAACCGCGACCCGGCCAAAGCCCTACCGCCGATGGCGGGCGCGCTGGTTAAAAACGAGCAGGATACTCACCTGCTAGAACGCCTGGCGTTTATGATGCGTCGCCAAAAGAGTACGGGGCGCTAA
- a CDS encoding vWA domain-containing protein codes for MFIGLFDALKRAGVPVSLRELLDLHAVVERGVVFADMEAFYQVARTVMVKDERYFDRFDRAFAAWFKGLEDMDSAIEALIPDEWLRREFEKQLSDEEKAKIESLGGLEELIETFKKRLEEQKERHAGGNKWIGTGGTSPFGAYGYNPEGIRIGQDGSRHRRATKVWDERRFRDYDDSLELGTRNIKMALRRLRKFARQGALDEFDVDSTIRETARDAGLLNIQMRPERHNAVKVLLFLDVGGSMDDHIRVCEELFSAARSEFKHLEHYYFHNCLYEGVWRNNMRRRNERIPTMDVLHTYGADYQVVIVGDAAMSPYEVTHSGGSVEHFNDEPGGVWLKRLADTFPRLAWLNPMPPRAWEYTYSTQLIRDVIDDRMYPMTMEGLETAMRELAK; via the coding sequence ATGTTTATTGGTCTGTTTGATGCCCTCAAACGTGCCGGTGTGCCCGTTTCTCTGCGCGAATTACTTGATCTTCACGCCGTGGTCGAACGTGGCGTCGTATTTGCCGATATGGAAGCGTTTTATCAAGTGGCGCGTACTGTCATGGTCAAAGACGAGCGCTACTTTGACCGCTTTGATCGCGCCTTTGCTGCCTGGTTTAAAGGCCTGGAAGACATGGATTCGGCAATTGAGGCACTCATTCCGGATGAATGGCTGCGACGCGAATTTGAAAAACAGCTCAGCGACGAAGAGAAAGCCAAAATTGAATCCCTGGGTGGTCTTGAAGAGCTGATCGAGACGTTTAAAAAGCGCCTGGAAGAGCAAAAAGAGCGCCATGCGGGGGGCAATAAGTGGATTGGCACGGGTGGCACCAGCCCTTTTGGAGCGTATGGTTACAACCCTGAAGGCATACGTATTGGCCAAGATGGCTCGCGCCATCGACGCGCCACAAAGGTATGGGACGAGCGGCGTTTTCGCGATTACGATGACTCGCTTGAACTGGGCACCCGCAATATCAAAATGGCCTTGCGGCGGCTGCGCAAATTTGCTCGCCAAGGGGCATTGGACGAGTTTGATGTAGACAGCACTATCCGCGAAACCGCACGGGACGCGGGGCTGCTTAATATCCAAATGCGTCCAGAACGTCATAATGCGGTTAAAGTGCTGCTGTTTTTAGACGTCGGTGGGTCGATGGATGATCATATTCGTGTCTGCGAAGAGTTATTCTCAGCGGCACGTTCCGAATTCAAGCATTTAGAACATTATTACTTCCACAACTGCCTCTACGAAGGGGTTTGGCGCAATAACATGCGGCGCCGTAACGAACGCATCCCAACCATGGATGTGTTGCACACTTACGGGGCAGACTATCAGGTGGTGATTGTCGGTGATGCCGCCATGTCGCCTTACGAAGTCACTCACTCAGGTGGCAGCGTGGAACACTTCAATGATGAACCCGGTGGCGTGTGGCTAAAACGCTTGGCTGATACGTTTCCACGCTTGGCGTGGTTAAACCCCATGCCACCCCGTGCCTGGGAGTACACCTATTCGACCCAGTTAATTCGTGACGTTATCGATGACCGTATGTATCCCATGACCATGGAAGGACTGGAAACAGCGATGCGCGAGTTAGCTAAGTAG
- a CDS encoding cytochrome b encodes MALAIMDTTTRYGVVSKALHWGMALLFVWQFSSAAARVFFEDTPLESFLWGTHSQVGVVLLVLVVMRGAWALMNAPRRPPSVSVMAKLGHLALYGLMIAVPTIALIRQYGSGRALDVFGFNLMPGFDGEKIAWMTELGGLLHGELGWTLLALIVGHVVMAILHRKLTNHDVLSRMA; translated from the coding sequence ATGGCGCTAGCAATAATGGATACTACCACCCGCTATGGTGTCGTCAGTAAGGCGTTACACTGGGGAATGGCACTACTATTTGTATGGCAATTCAGCAGTGCTGCGGCGCGTGTGTTTTTTGAGGACACTCCGCTTGAGTCTTTTTTATGGGGTACTCACAGCCAAGTGGGCGTGGTGCTCCTGGTGCTTGTTGTCATGCGAGGTGCCTGGGCGCTAATGAACGCACCTCGCCGCCCGCCCTCGGTTAGTGTGATGGCAAAGCTGGGGCACTTGGCACTGTATGGTTTGATGATCGCAGTACCCACGATTGCACTGATTCGCCAGTACGGTTCAGGCCGTGCGCTGGATGTATTCGGGTTCAACCTAATGCCAGGCTTTGATGGTGAAAAAATTGCCTGGATGACAGAGCTTGGCGGTTTGCTGCATGGTGAACTTGGTTGGACATTGCTGGCGCTGATTGTAGGCCATGTAGTGATGGCAATTTTGCACCGTAAATTGACCAACCATGATGTGCTGTCACGCATGGCCTAG
- a CDS encoding RidA family protein codes for MPQYIDDPTLPKPSFPGSHMVIDDHYVFISGLTVTDLSNGKATRGDVKEETRLVMRELERMLEQEGGSLADIVRVDIHLADLRQINALDSIYAEFFEPGRYPARTCTESPNICGGSTVEITLMAKRPPQE; via the coding sequence ATGCCACAGTATATCGACGATCCCACGTTACCCAAGCCAAGTTTCCCAGGCAGCCACATGGTGATCGATGATCACTATGTGTTTATTTCAGGGCTGACCGTTACTGATCTTTCTAACGGCAAAGCCACCCGTGGAGATGTCAAAGAAGAAACTCGCCTCGTCATGCGCGAACTTGAACGCATGCTAGAGCAAGAAGGTGGCAGCCTAGCGGATATTGTACGGGTAGACATCCACCTTGCTGACTTAAGGCAGATCAATGCATTAGACAGTATCTACGCGGAGTTTTTTGAACCTGGACGCTACCCAGCACGCACCTGTACAGAGTCACCAAATATTTGCGGGGGTAGCACCGTCGAAATCACCTTGATGGCAAAGCGTCCACCGCAAGAATAA
- a CDS encoding cobyric acid synthase: MTTLMIQGTTSDAGKSTVVAGLCRVLKRRGISVAPFKPQNMALNSAVTSDGGEIGRSTALQAQAAGVVPHSDMNPVLLKPETDRGAQVILRGKVHGHMDALDYHAFKHTAKESVMAAWQALENRFDVIIAEGAGSPAEINLRKGDIANMGFAEAADCPVLLVGDIDRGGVFAQLVGTLALVSDSEQARTKGFIVNRFRGDIALLEPGLEWLEARTGKPVLGTLPYLQGLLLDAEDSIGLVHAEKANHTLKVIVPALPRISNHTDFDPLRLHPQVSLTFVGPDQPIPPADVIILPGSKSTASDLAWLTRQGWRDAIVRHLRYGGKVLGICGGFQMLGEWVDDPDGLEGAPGKVAGLRLLQMATRMVSGKQLRNVSGTMVGQEAAVTGYEIHNGVSSGAALNRPLFDLGSHVDGAISIDGQVMGTYLHGLFDHPDACQALLTQLGLESATPVDYRAHREQALERLADTLEAHLDIEAILAMVRAH; encoded by the coding sequence ATGACCACATTGATGATTCAGGGCACCACCTCGGATGCGGGAAAAAGCACGGTGGTTGCCGGGCTTTGCCGCGTGTTAAAGCGCCGTGGTATCTCAGTCGCGCCATTTAAACCGCAAAACATGGCACTCAATAGTGCGGTCACCAGCGACGGCGGTGAAATTGGCCGCTCCACTGCGCTACAAGCTCAGGCGGCAGGGGTGGTTCCCCATAGTGATATGAACCCGGTGCTGTTAAAGCCGGAAACTGATCGTGGTGCCCAGGTGATTTTGCGCGGCAAGGTGCATGGCCATATGGATGCACTGGATTACCATGCGTTCAAGCACACGGCGAAAGAGAGCGTCATGGCAGCGTGGCAGGCCTTGGAAAACCGCTTTGATGTGATCATTGCTGAAGGTGCGGGTAGCCCGGCGGAAATCAATCTGCGTAAAGGCGATATCGCCAATATGGGCTTTGCCGAAGCTGCCGACTGCCCGGTATTGTTAGTGGGTGATATTGACCGTGGCGGTGTGTTTGCTCAGCTTGTAGGCACGCTGGCACTAGTAAGCGACAGCGAACAGGCACGCACGAAAGGATTTATTGTTAATCGCTTCCGGGGTGATATTGCCTTGCTTGAACCAGGCCTTGAATGGTTAGAGGCCCGTACCGGCAAGCCGGTACTGGGAACCTTGCCTTACCTGCAAGGCCTGCTGCTGGACGCTGAAGATAGCATTGGCCTAGTTCACGCTGAAAAAGCCAATCACACCCTGAAGGTCATTGTTCCCGCGCTGCCTCGTATCAGCAATCATACGGATTTTGACCCGCTGCGCTTACACCCCCAGGTATCGCTAACCTTTGTAGGGCCAGACCAACCGATTCCACCTGCTGATGTGATTATATTGCCCGGTAGTAAAAGCACCGCCAGCGATTTGGCATGGCTAACACGCCAGGGCTGGAGAGACGCCATAGTCCGTCATCTGCGCTACGGCGGAAAGGTACTGGGAATTTGCGGTGGTTTTCAAATGCTGGGCGAGTGGGTTGATGACCCAGACGGCCTGGAAGGCGCGCCAGGAAAGGTAGCAGGCTTGAGGCTATTGCAGATGGCCACGCGTATGGTATCGGGCAAACAGTTGCGTAATGTCAGTGGCACCATGGTAGGGCAAGAGGCGGCAGTGACGGGTTACGAAATTCACAATGGTGTGAGTAGCGGGGCTGCACTCAATCGGCCGCTGTTTGATTTAGGTAGCCACGTGGATGGGGCTATCAGCATCGATGGCCAAGTGATGGGGACTTATCTGCATGGGTTGTTTGATCACCCCGATGCCTGCCAAGCGCTGCTTACTCAGTTAGGCCTAGAAAGTGCGACACCCGTCGATTATCGCGCCCATCGTGAGCAAGCGCTGGAGCGACTGGCTGATACGCTGGAAGCGCACTTGGATATTGAGGCCATCTTGGCAATGGTAAGGGCGCATTAA
- a CDS encoding S8 family peptidase translates to MMPKQRPLFLTVGIAIGLSLSGCSSSGGGGGQHASGGSPSRASPAPLEPGLVRVAVADSAFDIATITNAERVIDSLDIYTNTTNVSGVDEWHGNAVASTITGGTLGNSRLDLLKVEDSQGATLNNALDYAIGEAAARGARVINASFSRRLEASDPRLSFNGVSSAASFQRVVNANDGKGAVYVVSAGNSGSAIDTKGNAIYDRYPDLYRMMLIAVGTTEDGSIHPLSSYPGDDNRLQERTLGAEYANRQKGAQGTSISAARVSEYAAGIVAQWPHLTAREASQRLLDTARQDNELFRHNSCGETGTLNCGAFYLGQGEADIDAALAPEGELVVSQSQRISEGGESADGSFMQLSGAYGNAVAASGVLDNVAVFDTLGRDYQLNLGLHAQPRTRRAIQLRDQMEQLSQASAYAKQTQSIEQGNYRFTSSNNSMGDVLGSRFDGTFGDVQLSAFSFAGDQPDPMSGYMESAMMPMISFQAGSELTQAFESVNGVKTRYPLGEQLSLTASHWVGGVNSTESHSDYRANRSDVGLALQVSPALSVSGYVGQLDEQQGLLGASGSGALGLGEQNQMAFAGVGLQAAFNNGFSGFAEFEQGRGNAVGSGLLTRIDDIRAQQMALGLQWSGSGQRADERAAFTLRQPLRIASANALFDVPVGRRLDGSVVRETRSASLEPSGRQLDIELGYTFPTSDSSLWQFNLLHTLEPGHDANAPSDSAAMVNYTYAW, encoded by the coding sequence ATGATGCCTAAACAGCGGCCTCTCTTCCTGACAGTGGGGATAGCGATTGGGCTGTCTTTATCAGGATGTAGCTCAAGCGGCGGTGGCGGTGGCCAGCACGCTTCAGGCGGTTCGCCATCTCGTGCAAGTCCTGCCCCTCTCGAGCCTGGGCTGGTTCGTGTTGCAGTGGCTGACAGCGCTTTTGATATCGCCACTATTACCAACGCTGAGCGAGTAATAGATAGCTTAGATATCTATACCAACACGACAAATGTCAGCGGTGTTGATGAATGGCACGGTAATGCGGTGGCATCGACGATTACTGGGGGCACGTTGGGAAACTCTCGCCTTGATCTGCTCAAAGTAGAAGATAGCCAGGGTGCTACCTTAAACAACGCTCTTGATTATGCCATTGGTGAAGCTGCAGCAAGGGGCGCGCGAGTTATAAACGCAAGTTTCTCCCGTCGCTTGGAGGCCAGCGACCCTCGGCTTTCATTTAATGGCGTGTCATCTGCCGCGTCTTTTCAACGCGTGGTAAATGCCAACGATGGTAAAGGGGCTGTTTATGTGGTTAGCGCTGGCAACAGTGGAAGCGCTATCGATACCAAGGGCAACGCTATTTATGATCGGTACCCCGATTTGTATCGCATGATGCTCATTGCGGTAGGTACGACAGAAGATGGCTCGATTCATCCACTCAGTAGCTATCCTGGTGACGATAATCGCCTACAAGAGCGCACGTTAGGCGCTGAATATGCCAATCGTCAGAAAGGTGCTCAAGGTACTTCTATTTCTGCAGCGCGTGTCTCCGAGTACGCGGCGGGAATTGTTGCTCAATGGCCTCACCTGACGGCCCGAGAAGCAAGCCAGCGACTGTTGGATACCGCTCGACAGGATAATGAGCTATTCCGGCATAATAGTTGTGGCGAAACAGGCACCTTGAATTGCGGTGCTTTTTATCTAGGCCAGGGCGAAGCAGATATCGATGCGGCACTAGCACCAGAAGGTGAGCTGGTGGTAAGCCAAAGCCAGCGTATATCGGAAGGCGGCGAGTCGGCGGATGGTTCGTTTATGCAGCTGTCTGGTGCTTATGGCAATGCGGTAGCGGCGTCTGGTGTGCTTGATAATGTAGCGGTATTCGATACGCTCGGGCGAGATTACCAACTCAACCTTGGTTTGCATGCTCAGCCGCGCACACGGCGTGCTATACAGCTCCGTGATCAAATGGAGCAGCTGTCTCAGGCATCTGCCTATGCGAAACAGACGCAATCCATCGAGCAGGGGAATTACCGTTTTACGTCTAGCAATAACAGTATGGGTGATGTCTTGGGTAGTCGTTTCGACGGTACTTTTGGTGACGTACAGTTGAGCGCATTTAGCTTTGCTGGTGACCAGCCTGACCCCATGAGTGGCTATATGGAGTCGGCCATGATGCCGATGATCTCCTTTCAAGCAGGGTCTGAATTGACCCAGGCATTTGAGTCAGTCAATGGTGTAAAAACCCGTTATCCGCTGGGCGAGCAGCTAAGCTTGACGGCCTCCCACTGGGTCGGTGGTGTAAACAGCACGGAAAGTCACAGCGACTACCGTGCAAACCGTTCAGACGTAGGACTGGCACTTCAGGTGTCACCCGCCCTTAGTGTTAGTGGTTATGTAGGCCAATTAGATGAGCAGCAAGGCCTGTTGGGGGCCAGTGGCAGCGGGGCCTTGGGGTTGGGCGAGCAAAACCAAATGGCGTTTGCAGGCGTTGGCTTACAGGCAGCATTCAATAATGGCTTTAGTGGTTTTGCAGAGTTTGAACAGGGGCGAGGCAACGCTGTCGGCAGCGGGCTGTTGACCCGTATCGATGATATAAGGGCGCAGCAAATGGCGCTGGGCTTACAGTGGTCTGGGAGCGGTCAGCGTGCTGATGAACGCGCTGCATTTACCCTCCGCCAGCCACTACGAATCGCAAGTGCAAATGCACTCTTCGATGTACCAGTAGGACGTCGCTTAGATGGTAGCGTCGTACGCGAGACTCGCAGTGCCTCGCTTGAGCCTTCAGGACGTCAACTGGATATCGAACTGGGGTACACATTCCCTACTAGCGACAGCAGCTTGTGGCAATTTAATCTCTTGCATACGCTTGAACCAGGCCATGATGCTAATGCTCCAAGCGATTCCGCTGCGATGGTAAATTACACTTACGCTTGGTGA
- a CDS encoding glutaminase yields MQELLNNIVAELALETERGKVADYIPQLAHVDPSQFAISLATVDGQRFSAGCATTPFSIQSISKVFTLTIALGKWGDGLWSRVGREPSGDPFNSIVQLEHESGKPRNPFINAGAIAIVDAIMMGHEPKETLAEILSFVRYIADDNSICFDHQVAASEMQHKDRNASLAHFMKAFGRLRHDVDKVLGTYFHQCAIAMSCDQLAHAGLFLASDGVNQPSDLRVVSPQRARRINSLMMMCGHYDASGEFAFRVGLPGKSGVGGGILAIAPGRGSLAVWSPGLDKYGNSLLGTRALEMFVQDTGWSVFGH; encoded by the coding sequence ATGCAAGAATTACTCAATAATATTGTCGCCGAACTAGCCCTTGAAACCGAACGAGGCAAAGTGGCCGACTACATTCCCCAGCTTGCCCATGTGGACCCCAGCCAATTCGCTATCAGTTTGGCCACGGTAGACGGCCAACGATTCTCTGCGGGCTGCGCCACCACGCCGTTCTCAATCCAGAGCATTTCCAAAGTTTTCACGCTAACCATTGCGCTGGGAAAATGGGGTGACGGATTGTGGTCGAGGGTCGGGCGAGAGCCTTCTGGCGACCCGTTCAATTCAATTGTGCAGCTTGAGCACGAAAGCGGTAAACCGCGCAATCCGTTTATTAATGCCGGGGCGATTGCAATTGTTGACGCCATCATGATGGGTCACGAGCCTAAAGAGACACTTGCGGAAATTCTTAGCTTTGTGCGCTACATCGCCGACGATAACAGTATCTGTTTTGATCATCAGGTAGCGGCTTCCGAAATGCAGCACAAAGATCGCAACGCATCGCTGGCTCATTTTATGAAAGCCTTTGGCCGCCTGCGTCATGATGTCGACAAGGTGCTCGGCACCTACTTTCACCAGTGCGCGATTGCCATGAGCTGCGACCAACTTGCTCACGCCGGGCTGTTTTTGGCATCGGACGGTGTCAATCAACCGAGCGATTTACGCGTGGTATCGCCACAGCGAGCACGGCGGATTAATTCACTGATGATGATGTGCGGCCACTACGATGCGTCGGGGGAGTTCGCTTTCCGCGTCGGCTTACCTGGCAAAAGCGGCGTAGGCGGAGGAATTTTAGCTATTGCTCCTGGGCGTGGTTCGCTTGCCGTATGGTCACCGGGGCTGGATAAATACGGCAATAGCCTACTGGGTACACGTGCGCTGGAAATGTTTGTCCAGGACACTGGCTGGTCGGTATTTGGACACTAA